The genomic interval GGaatgatttgattttaattgaAACACATTAACCACTTGGTTACAACAAAAGACACATTGTATCACTGCCACACGAAGGTCTAATCACATGCCTATTTGTGGTTTGATGCTGTCTTATGAGGAGAAAATGTTACTAGTAAGATTTTGTACTTCAAAATATTTCATAGACcataatatgtttttaatttttaaattttatgcaGAGATATTACAACAGAGATATGTACATCAAACATCAGAATGCAAATTGCAGAGGTGGAAGGAGGGAAGTTGAGAATTACAGGCAAGTTGAGAGGCCAGGGAACTCAAATTCCAATTCAAGAGGAAGGTTTTCTGGATCCGGCCAGTCTCACAGGAAAGTGCAGAAGCCAAGAAATTTGAATTCTAATTCAAGGGAAAGGTCTTCCTGCCGCAGACAGAGTCACTACAGGAAAATTGAAAAACCAGGTAAGTATATGGTTCTTTCTCtgtaatatcataaaaaaaaaattaaaaaaaagtaatgattATAACAAGTGACTTTGCTGGTGTTTGGTTCTCTTAGAAGATAAAAAGGAAGCATTACATCAAGGTGAAGGCCCAAGTAGTGCAGTTAATGAGCTGGAAAATTTGGAAAGGGATTCTAAAGATAATTCTCCACATCAGCCCTGATCATAATCCATTTTCATCGGGGTAATGCTTtgttttaattcattttctttccTGTATTGTTTCCCCTCACTATAGTGCTTATTTAACACCTCTCTCAAcgaatggaagaaaaaaatgaattaattttcgAGAGGGACGGACCATAGAAAATCTAGATTTTCTGGAACTTCATTGATGTCAGCTGTTTCCTTTCACAATTTGTATTATATAGAAAACGGTTGGATACTGTTGCGTTAAAAAGACACTTAGAGCAAGTGCACTCTATTGCAGAAGTAGTAAAAGATTATCCTATCCACAAGAATTAATTAACAAGTACcaaactaataataattatttattatttagactGACAATAATGGCTGAGTTGTTACGCTAATGAAATAACTAGTAACAAGAAATTATGAATAAAGTGTAAAGTTGGAGATCGATAGAGAGAAGTCTAGGGACACGGTTTCACTTAACTTTGATTATCCCCGATTCTAGTTCTATTTGAATTCGTTTCTTTTGATTCAATTACCAATCTCTTTACTTAAGACTATATAGAAAATGGTTGGATACTCAATTCAAACTTATAAGGAAGAATAAGATAATCTACCATGTGTGTAGTTAGTGTATAGGTTCCAGCAGTTATTGGTCAGGTTCATGAGAATGTAGAATTTGACcgatttatcatttattatgaGTTAAAAGATATTGATATTCTGTATTATCATCTTAACAGACAATCATTTATGATGCTTGTTGCATTGAATTGAACAGGGTTTTGCAAGATTGACACCCTGTCGAACTACGTAGAAactgatttattattattagccaGACATATTCTCCTTATTTGTCTGTGCTTCCCCTACCAAACTTGGACAATTGACCTTTTTATAcacaaaaaaagaataataatattgagagTACTCTTATATCCTCTCTGCAGGTAATTGGTCCGTTTTATGCATTGCGTGAAGAGGGGTTTATATGTTTTATCTTCAATTCTCCACCTCAAGGTTCTCTAGGTGGTTTTCAACAAGAATTTCTAGAGCCTTACCTTTTTAGGCTGTTAGTTTATGATTTCTGTTGTATATCAGTTGCAAATGTCATCATGTAAAGCTTCTGCTTGGACCATCTTAAAATTTTACATTAGTGATATCAAGATACAACTCATACTCTAGGAAAAGTTATTCTAACTTGAAACCTTTTTACAAGATTGAAATGTATATATACAAGGCTATTTTACAAACCAACTACTACTTCAAGGAAAATAACAAGCATCCCTCCCACTTTTCCAAAACCATTGTGGGACGTAATTATATGAGTACTACAAAACTCTCACTTTGATGATCTATACTTTAGTTACCAATTTTTAAAGGCCTTCTTGAGCAAGATGCCTTCTTCCATTTTGCTAGCCTTGACAAGAAGATTAATACTTCTGATGGGTCATGCAAAGAGTACAAAGCACTTGTTTCTCTTGGAATTGAAGACACTATAATTGGATAACCTTGCCCTCTTGTTTGTATAACCTGCCGAAATTTTAGGAAAGCCAAGATTAACTATCAACTCGGTATACATATGCTTATGTTATATATATCCTTCAGTGTAAATTAAGTGATGGTAACATGCATGGTGCAGGAAAAGGAGATAACTAAAGTAAGCCTGTATACCTTAAAAGCATCTTCATCAGTTTTATCATCACCAATATACACAGGGAGGATATTGTTGGAACTGCTTAATCCTAATGTGTCTAGAAAATATTCTACAGCATTTCCTTTGTTCCATTCTATTGATGGCCTAATTTCCATAAcctatacaaataaaaaaaataagtatgaAAGAGGAATCAGATAGGattgattattaatttcataaacAGGTGGAGTTAAATATTAATGCATATGATCTAGGATACCTTTTTACCCTCAGTCACGCAAAAGAGTGGATTTTTTCCAAGTACAGACTTCACTTTCTCTTCCAAAACGTTATAATCCTGTATTCAAACATCATTAACTTTAGCTGTagaactatataaaaaaataataaatgataggAGAACAAACATTGCTTACTCAAAGACATGTTAAGTAATAAtgatgaaattaaatattaccTTTTCATGAACCTGGCGGAAATGTACAGAGATGCAGAATCCATTGTCTTCTATTTTTGCACCTTCTATGTCCTTTATTACATTCTCTAACCTTCTTAATATCTGATTGCACAAACAGTTAACCACTCAGTTTTCGCTCTAACATACATTGaagtgtaatttttttgttgttgaagataTTAAAGTGTAATATTGAACACCATAGTATGCATAACATTTACTTTCGTAATATTACATTGAAGATTATTTATgctaatttaaatgattttttcttACAATAATCTGTTCAGTTAATTTATTGTATGCTGGTAAGAGTGTGCGTAAGAACACATGACTAATGTTGATGGAAGGGAAGAATTTGAGTTTTGTTAGTACTAGTTAAGAAATCAAAagtggattttttttattttgttgaaataaattttaacattactaatgttttaatatttttaataaatatttacaatttcTTAATTAGTGTccttaaaataatatcaaaattctAAAAACATGAGCAGTAAGGATTGAATTTTGAATCCTGTGACTGTTACATTCATCAACTCACCCCAAAACAGCACCAATTAGATCAagatatatgatttatattacaTCTTTCAACTTTAGTTCAAGAAATGAGAaacataaaaagataaaaatgcaaCACCAGAAGATGGTCCCATGTAACTTGCTGACCTCTTGAATTGCAGGCAAAAACTTCTTGGCAGGTTGAAAGGGAACTTCATTGCCCTAtaatatatgtcattaattattcAAGTAAGAGTAAACATTTATGGTAAGTTAACTAAAGAAAATGACAACctacataaaatttatgtaaagatatacatataatttaattttttattgcgtatataaaaatacatttttttatctaGAGACAAAATGACAAACACCATTAATAAACTCATACATGTAAAATAAGGATCCTAGATTTGAATCTGAAttatcacaaaaaatatttgtcgaTATTATCAATTTAGCTAAATCTTACATATTGCACATatataatacattaaaaatagtaattttgcactaaaaaaaattctaattaaaAAGGGTTCAATTATACCGGGCAACGATGAAATTACTCACATTTGTGTCAAGAATAGTGTCGAGTTGCTTGCCGTCAGAAGATCTAATTGGCATCGATGGTGCCATTATGTCCATACCATGACTCCCagcataatataaattatttaatttcacGAAATCTTTTACCTAAACCAAAAAGTAAtcatgataaatttttttatataataataaaaaaggagcaaataaaaaattaagaaaacttTGTTCTTACTCACCTTTTCTCTGCTTCTTCCACTAATAATTGCTGTTGGAAAATAAGTAGCAACTTCACGTACTGCCGTACGCATCTGCCAtatttatatcaatattaaattaaacaccACTTGCActtaattaaaagttaaattgcggacattattatatatatgtaactTTCACTGCAAATTCAATatagtttcaatttttaatttcttaacacGGTAAATAGatgtattttacttaattaccTCATCAGACATGAAAGCGCGATCAGGGTCATTTACAATGGGGGATAAGGTACCATCGTAATCTAAAAATACGACAATCCTCTTTCCAGTGGCAGCTTTCATCAATCTATCAAATGAGCTCAACGCAGAAGGGTGCCTTACCTATTAATGCAAATACCATATCGTGACCATGATgattaattaatcattaaatCATGGCACCCACGTCACCATCAACTTCTAACGATTCATTTTATTGTTGTAGTAGTAGGTATAAGTAATTAATATgtacatttatatataatttaggcataagatattatttttttgttgggGGTGGGCTAACAATGATGGTTTAGAAAGGGggcaaaattgtatttaaaaaaataaaaaataaaaacaaagaaacataTAGCCATAggacttttatatatttattttatattttttacgaGATGACACGTGGAACTTTTGTTACTTAGGAGTAGTTAGTTTAGTCCAAAGTATCCCTATAGAAAATTAAACACGTGTTATCGAAAGTATTGTGGTTTACTTGGTTGGTGCATGCTTACCAGCCATGAATCATAGGGAATGAAATTGGTATTGGTTAGAGTATGATGAGTCAAATTGAGTCCCCTTGGTTCATGACTATCGCTCGCTTCTTCCTTTGCCTTCAAAATAGGTTGTGAAATCCGCTTAGTGTTATGTGTTGTTTGAAACCCCATACTCTCTCGTAGCTTCGTTAGCTTCTTCTTTATTATCTATAatatattctcaaaattaaaaaaaaaaataagaagggGTATATGTTAAATTACATTTCTTCTTGAGTACCTTAGCACAAAGGAAGTAAATTATCACATCGAAACAaatgcaatttatttttattttgcttttctTTTAACACTTCAATTCCTAGGAGAATAAAACATCAGTCATCCATAGTTCGACCAGGAAGTAATTAAgtaaaacttaattaaaaattatttcaatcaaaattccaaacaaatacaatttaatttaattgcaaTATTTGTGTCAATagaattatcataaaaataaaaattagaaaaagataTGAAATACGTGCACTTCCTTATTTACCTTGAAAGTGACAAGTAGAAAAATCATATGTTTCATGTTTAATTGGAATCTCCGGTGGTACTGATTCCTGTCACCTTCCTGCAACAATTTCCTAAAAACAGAATGGTAAAAAGGGTCTAGATCAACATAACTAATTACAGAAATTTGATCAACTATTAATCAAAtggaagaaatatatatatatatatatatatatatatata from Cicer arietinum cultivar CDC Frontier isolate Library 1 chromosome 5, Cicar.CDCFrontier_v2.0, whole genome shotgun sequence carries:
- the LOC101500454 gene encoding probable trehalose-phosphate phosphatase C; its protein translation is MKHMIFLLVTFKIIKKKLTKLRESMGFQTTHNTKRISQPILKAKEEASDSHEPRGLNLTHHTLTNTNFIPYDSWLVRHPSALSSFDRLMKAATGKRIVVFLDYDGTLSPIVNDPDRAFMSDEMRTAVREVATYFPTAIISGRSREKVKDFVKLNNLYYAGSHGMDIMAPSMPIRSSDGKQLDTILDTNGNEVPFQPAKKFLPAIQEILRRLENVIKDIEGAKIEDNGFCISVHFRQVHEKDYNVLEEKVKSVLGKNPLFCVTEGKKVMEIRPSIEWNKGNAVEYFLDTLGLSSSNNILPVYIGDDKTDEDAFKVIQTRGQGYPIIVSSIPRETSALYSLHDPSEVLIFLSRLAKWKKASCSRRPLKIGN